DNA from Oikeobacillus pervagus:
CGAAAGGTCATTCGACAGGAGGCATTACTTTCCATACATCGGAGACTTCTCCATTCTCTTTTTCATCTATGATAAAGGAACCATTTGAGTAGCGGTCGTTAGGACGTAATTGGGAGATCTCCACTATCTCGATTTCCCCTTTTTCAGATTGAACAGCTAGTTGATCTCCATTTTTCACCAACTCAATTTTCATGATGCGGTGTGGATGACTTTTTAATTCCCTCAACATCACAAGTCCTCGTTTTGCTCGTGAAGTTTTTTCAAATTCATCTAGCTTCATTTTTTTAACCGCTCCACGTTGGGTAGCTAAAAAGAGGTATGGGGTTTCATTCTTTGGAAAGACCTTTCCGCTTACAATTCTGTCCCCTTCTTTTAAATTCATCCCTTTGACACCTGCTGCTCGGGGTCCTACAATATTCACTTCTTCCTCAGAAAACCAAAGCCCATAGCCAAAATGAGTCGCCAAAAAGAGATCATGAAGTCCATCCGTTAAATGAATATCTATCACTTCATCCTCTTCTTTTAAATTGATTGCGACAAGTGGTCGTGAGTAACGCTGAGCTTTAAATTGAGCGAGCTCTGATCGTTTCGTCATGCCATTTTTCGTAATAAATAATATATATTTCGGTTCAGCAAAATCCTTAACTGGTATCGCCGTTAAAATTTGCTCTTCCCGATCAATCGAAATGATATTCGCAATATGTTGCCCCAAATCCTTCCAACGGATATCAGGAAGTTCATGGACAGGGAGATACAAATAGCTCCCTTTATTCGTAAATAATAATAAAACATCGGTTGTATTCAATTCATACTGCGCAAGAATTCGATCTGATTCCTTCATAGCTAAATCCTGTCCATTGGATGCAGTATAAGAGCGAAGGCTTGTTCGTTTGATATAGCCATCTTTTGTGATCGTAACCATCACGTCTTCACTTGGAATCAACACTTCTAAGTTAATTTTAATTTCTTCAATCTTCTCCTCAATTTTCGTCCGGCGATCATCTGCATATTTTTTCTTGATGTCTCTTAACTCTTTTTTTACGACATTTAGAAGTTTCCGTTCACTTTCTAATATAGCGGTTAAATCCTCGATTCGTTTGGCCAGTTCCTCCGCTTCTTTCCGCAAAGCCGTAATATCCGTATTCGTAAGCCGATAAAGCTGTAACGAAACGATCGCTTCGGCTTGTTCTTCTGTAAACTCATATTCCACCTTTAAATTGTCTTTGGCATTCCGCTTATCTTTTGAAGCTCGAATCGTCGCAATGACTTCATCTAGAATCGATAAAGCTTTCATCAATCCTTCGACAATATGTTGACGCTCTTTTGCTTTATTTAATTCAAAACGGGAACGATTAGTCACTACTTCCTTTTGATGATGGATATAGGAATCAAGTAAACTCGTCAGCCCCATAAGCTCTGGGCGACGATTATGAATGGCCACCATATTAAAGTTATAAGCGACTTGAAGATCAGAATTTTTATAAAGATAATTTAATACACTTTCTGCATCGATGTCTTTTTTTAATTCAATGACAATTCTTAAGCCCGTACGATCGGTCTCATCCCTTACTTCAGAAATGCCATCAACTTTCCGGTCTACACGAAATTCATCGATTTTTTTAACCAAATTCGCTTTATTCACTTCATATGGGATTTCGGTAATGACAATTTGTTGACGGCCTCCCCGTACATCTTCAATTTCCGCTTTTCCCCGAACGATAATTCGGCC
Protein-coding regions in this window:
- the parC gene encoding DNA topoisomerase IV subunit A, which gives rise to MSTSERFQDMPLEEVLGDRFGRYSKYIIQERALPDARDGLKPVQRRILYAMHVDGNTFEKGFRKSAKTVGNVIGNYHPHGDTSVYDAMVRMSQEWKLRKLLIEMHGNNGSIDGDPPAAMRYTEARLSAIASELLRDIEKQTVGFVPNFDDTANEPTVLPARFPNLLVNGSTGISAGYATEIPPHHLGEVIDGVMMRIDRPKCTVEELMTVIKGPDFPTGGIIQGIEGIKKAYKTGKGRIIVRGKAEIEDVRGGRQQIVITEIPYEVNKANLVKKIDEFRVDRKVDGISEVRDETDRTGLRIVIELKKDIDAESVLNYLYKNSDLQVAYNFNMVAIHNRRPELMGLTSLLDSYIHHQKEVVTNRSRFELNKAKERQHIVEGLMKALSILDEVIATIRASKDKRNAKDNLKVEYEFTEEQAEAIVSLQLYRLTNTDITALRKEAEELAKRIEDLTAILESERKLLNVVKKELRDIKKKYADDRRTKIEEKIEEIKINLEVLIPSEDVMVTITKDGYIKRTSLRSYTASNGQDLAMKESDRILAQYELNTTDVLLLFTNKGSYLYLPVHELPDIRWKDLGQHIANIISIDREEQILTAIPVKDFAEPKYILFITKNGMTKRSELAQFKAQRYSRPLVAINLKEEDEVIDIHLTDGLHDLFLATHFGYGLWFSEEEVNIVGPRAAGVKGMNLKEGDRIVSGKVFPKNETPYLFLATQRGAVKKMKLDEFEKTSRAKRGLVMLRELKSHPHRIMKIELVKNGDQLAVQSEKGEIEIVEISQLRPNDRYSNGSFIIDEKENGEVSDVWKVMPPVE